The following DNA comes from Mucisphaera calidilacus.
GCCGGTCTGGCCACGTGTTTCGAGGATGCCGATGGCAGCCATCTTGAGTCTCCTTGCAGGCGGTCACGCCGCCGGATTGAGGGTTCGTTCTTTGGCCCTGGTCGGGCGTGTTCTTACTTGCGGGTGGTCTTGCGGGCGGCGGCGGCGGGCACCATCGCGTCCAGCTCGTCGTGCGGACGGGGGATCACGTGCACGCCAACGATCTCGCCCACGCGTGAGCCCGCGGCGGCACCGGCGTCGATCGCGGCCTTCACGGCAGCAACATCACCGGTGAT
Coding sequences within:
- a CDS encoding BMC domain-containing protein → MAQTALGMLETKGFATLIESSDAMLKAANVEMLGWDKCGSGLVTSFITGDVAAVKAAIDAGAAAGSRVGEIVGVHVIPRPHDELDAMVPAAAARKTTRK